In Pseudobdellovibrio exovorus JSS, the genomic stretch AAGGTCTATGTGGCCAAATCTCCGCACCTGATTCCAGACCATGTCTTCTTTCATGCCGCTTTAGTGGATATGCATTTAGAGGTGGAGCCTCCTACCCCAGCAGATGGACTTAGTGTTGTACAAAAACTGGTGAAGAAAAACCCGCAGGTGGAAGTTGTCGCCATGTCCGGAAACTTGGACCGCGCCTTGATGGAAAAAGCCATCCAATCTGGAGCCCAACGCTTTTTAGCCAAGCCTCTTTCTGCCGACGAACTCAATGCCGTCCTTGAAAAAATCGAAGCCTACTGGTGGCTGCGTTTCGCTACGTACGAAAATAACCTATCACGTGCTCAGTTGATTGGTTCGTCTACGGCGTCTGAAGCTCTTCGCAAAAAAGTAGCTGAGCTTAAGGGTGAAAAGGCCCATGTGTTGATTGAAGGTGAAACCGGTACAGGTAAAGACGTGGTCTCGCGCCTGTTAAATCAACAAGAGGGATCTCGCCCCTATATCTCTGTCAATTGTTCAGCTCTGACTGAAAATCTTTTCGAAAGTGAGTTTTTCGGACATCTAAAAGGCTCGTTCACCGGAGCCGACAGTAATAAAATTGGTTTCGCCGAAGCTGCTCACGGCGGAGATTTATTTCTAGACGAAATCGAAGCTCTGCCACTTACACAACAGGCGAAGCTTTTGCGGTTCTTAGAATCAGGTGAGATTCGCAAAGTCGGAGCCAAAGATGTTCAGCACGTCGACGTTCGTGTGATCGCCGCCAGTAATATTCCATTGTCCCAATTACTTGCTGAGAAAAAATTCCGTGAGGACCTTTATTTTCGTCTTGCTGCCCACAGAATCGAAATCTTACCACTGAATCAACGACCGCAAGACATCCCCGATATTGCTCAGGCATTTTTGCAAGCAGAAAGACCTAAGCGAAATAAATCATTTGATGAGTCCGCGCTAAAAGAGCTGCAAAGTTATACATGGCCCGGAAATGTACGTGAGTTAAAGCGCGTCTGTGAGCAGCTGATTTTGACGTCTCCATTGCCAGTTATCCGTGATAGCGATGTACAAAAACTGTTACTGCGCGATTCTTATTCAGCTTCGACTACACGCATGCAATTAGATCAGAGTCTAGATGCCTTTTTAAAGGCCCAAGAAAAGAAGTTCATAGATTATTGCCTATCTCAAACTAAAGATATTGATAAATGCTGTGATCTTCTTAAAATATCCAGATCAAGTCTTTACAAAAAGATTAAGGAACTGGATATCAATTATGAATAACTGGATGAACGCCTTTACAAAACCGGCGGCTTGGGAAAGTCCAATCTACCGCCAAACTGTTCTGATCGTGCTACTGACAATTTTCGTTGGAGCCGCTATCAGTTTTTTACTTAAAAAAAGAACTTCTTACTTCACGATGGCATGGGCATCAGTCAAAAGCTGGCTGATCTGGGCGCCATTGATGTTTGGGATGTTGGGATTGAATGCTCCTATTCCTATTCTATTTCTGACGTTGCTCGCCATCTATGGTGCAAAAGTTTACTTTCAAATCTTAGGGATGTTTCACCAAAGCTATTTCGTTTACATCTGTTATGCTGGGATTTTTGGTTTAGGAATTTTCAGTCAGTTCAACAATCTCGCTGTCTACAATGCGCTGCCAATGGGCGTATTGGGTTTATCGTGTCTTGTTCCACTAGCGAAACGCGATTACCGCAATATGATTCAGTATATTTCACTAACACTACTTGGGTTTATCTTCCTAGGTTGGTCGTTTATGCATCTAGGACTGATCTTAAATTTTGAAAACGGAATCTATCAGGTCATGTACTTAGTTATTCTGACTGAGTTCTGCGACAATACCAATTTAGCTATCGGTCGTTACTTCAAAGGCCCTAAAATCATCAGTGCTATCAGTGCGAAAAGAACATGGCTCAGTACGATTGTTTCCATCATGCTAACGATCCTACTTGCCTATGGTATGCGCCATCTTCTTCCGAACAGCAGTGATAAGTATTGGCTGGCGGCTGGTCTGATCGCCTCTTTCGGTGGTGTGATTGGCGACATGGTCATGAATGTGGTTCGCCGTGATGCCGGAGTTAAAATCGTCAGTGGTTTCATCCTTGGCCGTGGAGACTTCTTACAGCGTATGGATCGCCTGATCTTCGTTGCTCCAATCTACTACTTCATTATGTTAGGACTTAACTAATGCGAGAGTGGAATTACCAAAACGAACAGTGGACTAAGCTTCCCGGTTACCTGAAGCATTTACCTCTGTTCACACACCACTATGACCTCAGTAGCCGCGTTATCCGCTTCTTGTGGTCTTTGGTTCTTAAAAATTGGTTCTATACTTTTTATATTCGCTTAGATGTAAAAGGTGGAGACTTCCAAGAGCTTTACCAAAAGCACAAAAAGTTAATCATTATCTCGAACCACGCGTCCCACTTAGATGCCACATCCATTGCAGCTTCGATTCCACGTAATCGCTGGATGGACCTCTATATGGCTGCGGCGAAGGATTACTTTTTTTCAAATGCGCTTTTTACTTTTTTCTCGCAGCACTGTTTGGGAGCCATTCCCATAGATCGCAAAGATAGAAAAGGCGAAGCCGTTCAGTTGATTCTAACATTGCTAACACAACTCGAGCGTATGTGGTTAATTATCTTTCCTGAAGGGACGCGCACCAAAGATGGAAAGCTACAAGAATTCAAACGCGGTATCAGTATTTTCGCCGAAAAAACGAATACGCCAATTTTGTTTTTATTCATCGAAGGAAATTCTCGGTTGTGGCCTAAAGGGGCGATCTTTGCAAAACCGGGTAAGTTGACCATTCATATCGGCCCCGTTCATCAGCCGGGACCGATTGAGCAAATTTACAAAAGTTATATCTCGTGGGTTCGCACCATTGACCCGTCTGTTTTACCAGACGATATGACGGAAGAAAATGAAGTGGCCGAAGCGCCAGTAACCTTACAGGATCTGGAAGGTGAAGATGAAAACAACTGAAGCCTTAACGAAATTGAAACTTCAAATTGGTCCCTATGCTGTGGGAGCCGTTCCTACAGGCCTGTTCGCCTTAGATGGAGGCGCTATGTTCGGGACTGTCCCTAAAGTTTTGTGGCAAAAAACAAATCCTGCCGATAGTGAAAATCGTATTGCGATGGAAGCGCGCGCGCTGCTGTTAAAATCTAATGGTCGCAATATTCTCATTGATACGGGCAATGGCTCTGATTTTATTGCTAAGTACGGCGAAAAAATGGGAACTAAATTCGGTGAAATGTACGGAGTGCAAGGCGATGGAGTTTCTTTACTCTCTTCACTGAACGCTTTGGGATTAACACCGGATGATATCACGGATGTCATCCTCACCCATTTACACTTTGATCACGCGGGCGGAGCCACCTGTGCCAAAGACGGAAAAACTGATGGCAAAATCGTCCCGACCTTTCCCAAAGCCACTTATCACGTACAAAAAAGTAATTATGAAAATGCGCTGAAACCCAATGTTCGTGAAAAAGCCAGCTACCTTAAACCTAACTTCGTCCCACTAATGGAAGCTGGAGTTCTTAGGCTGGTTGAAGGCTCGCAAAAAAACTATCTTCCGAATATTTCATTGGTTGTGTCAGATGGCCACACTGTTGGACAACAAGTTGTCGTAATAGAAGATGAGCAAACACAACTGATCTACTGTGGTGATGTCATTCCAACGAGCACACACGTGCGCTCTGCATGGATTATGGGGTACGACATCAACCCTCTTGTTCTGATAGAAGAAAAAGCCAAAGTCTTGCAAATGACGGATACGAAAACTAGTTATTTGTACTTCGAACACGACCCTTACTGTGATCTAGCCAGTGTTGAAAAGAAAGCGGACAGCCCTGAATACCAAGTGAAGGAAAGGTTTATTCTTTGATCTTCAAGTTTTTAGCTCGCTTGCATGACGAAATGAATGATATCCGTTTTGCGGCTTCGAGCTTGGCCTTTTCTACCCTGCTATCGATCATCCCCTTTATGGTCATCGTGCTTGCGGTCTTTCAATATGTGGGTGGTTTAGATCAGCTTTATCCTAAGATGGAAGGTGTGCTTCTGAATTATATGAAAGAAGCAACAGGCCCAACTGTCACTCGCTTTATCAGAAAATCT encodes the following:
- a CDS encoding lysophospholipid acyltransferase family protein — translated: MREWNYQNEQWTKLPGYLKHLPLFTHHYDLSSRVIRFLWSLVLKNWFYTFYIRLDVKGGDFQELYQKHKKLIIISNHASHLDATSIAASIPRNRWMDLYMAAAKDYFFSNALFTFFSQHCLGAIPIDRKDRKGEAVQLILTLLTQLERMWLIIFPEGTRTKDGKLQEFKRGISIFAEKTNTPILFLFIEGNSRLWPKGAIFAKPGKLTIHIGPVHQPGPIEQIYKSYISWVRTIDPSVLPDDMTEENEVAEAPVTLQDLEGEDENN
- a CDS encoding phosphatidate cytidylyltransferase; translated protein: MNNWMNAFTKPAAWESPIYRQTVLIVLLTIFVGAAISFLLKKRTSYFTMAWASVKSWLIWAPLMFGMLGLNAPIPILFLTLLAIYGAKVYFQILGMFHQSYFVYICYAGIFGLGIFSQFNNLAVYNALPMGVLGLSCLVPLAKRDYRNMIQYISLTLLGFIFLGWSFMHLGLILNFENGIYQVMYLVILTEFCDNTNLAIGRYFKGPKIISAISAKRTWLSTIVSIMLTILLAYGMRHLLPNSSDKYWLAAGLIASFGGVIGDMVMNVVRRDAGVKIVSGFILGRGDFLQRMDRLIFVAPIYYFIMLGLN
- a CDS encoding MBL fold metallo-hydrolase gives rise to the protein MKTTEALTKLKLQIGPYAVGAVPTGLFALDGGAMFGTVPKVLWQKTNPADSENRIAMEARALLLKSNGRNILIDTGNGSDFIAKYGEKMGTKFGEMYGVQGDGVSLLSSLNALGLTPDDITDVILTHLHFDHAGGATCAKDGKTDGKIVPTFPKATYHVQKSNYENALKPNVREKASYLKPNFVPLMEAGVLRLVEGSQKNYLPNISLVVSDGHTVGQQVVVIEDEQTQLIYCGDVIPTSTHVRSAWIMGYDINPLVLIEEKAKVLQMTDTKTSYLYFEHDPYCDLASVEKKADSPEYQVKERFIL
- a CDS encoding sigma-54-dependent transcriptional regulator, with the translated sequence MSEPQKLNLLIVEDDPHLASSLRLVAPDSYKVYVAKSPHLIPDHVFFHAALVDMHLEVEPPTPADGLSVVQKLVKKNPQVEVVAMSGNLDRALMEKAIQSGAQRFLAKPLSADELNAVLEKIEAYWWLRFATYENNLSRAQLIGSSTASEALRKKVAELKGEKAHVLIEGETGTGKDVVSRLLNQQEGSRPYISVNCSALTENLFESEFFGHLKGSFTGADSNKIGFAEAAHGGDLFLDEIEALPLTQQAKLLRFLESGEIRKVGAKDVQHVDVRVIAASNIPLSQLLAEKKFREDLYFRLAAHRIEILPLNQRPQDIPDIAQAFLQAERPKRNKSFDESALKELQSYTWPGNVRELKRVCEQLILTSPLPVIRDSDVQKLLLRDSYSASTTRMQLDQSLDAFLKAQEKKFIDYCLSQTKDIDKCCDLLKISRSSLYKKIKELDINYE